Proteins encoded within one genomic window of Candidatus Hydrogenedentota bacterium:
- a CDS encoding Gfo/Idh/MocA family oxidoreductase encodes MTTKINRRRFLGTAAAIIGGPAIVTGCVTKSAGRPAPSERVVMGAIGLGWQGPGNLKNFLSNKDVQVVALCDVDQNHLMQTKKMVDDAYGNKDCATYTRFEDLYARGDLDAVSIALPDHWHAIPAIAAAEAGLDIYGEKPLAHTFGEGRAICDAVRHNKRIWQTGSWQRSVENFHRAAELVRNGRIGKVKYIEVGLGQGHTDYAETAGQTAFAPPPPELDYDRWLGPAPDAPYCPARVHKNWRWIMAYGGGTVMDWVGHHLDIAHWAMGLDNSGPETVEGTGVIPGQGLWDSPTDYDCTCTYADGLVIKINSAYPMGTKWVGEHGWLFVTRGRTEAEPQNVLNEVIGENEIRLYHSRDHCGNFIECVRSRKETITPCEVAHRSATVGHLCDIAIYTGRKIRWNPKTEEIIHDPGASEMLSPQYRAPWKLKA; translated from the coding sequence ATGACAACGAAAATCAACCGGAGGCGATTCCTTGGCACGGCCGCCGCGATCATCGGGGGACCAGCCATCGTTACGGGATGCGTCACAAAGAGCGCAGGACGCCCCGCGCCCAGCGAGCGGGTGGTCATGGGGGCGATTGGCCTCGGCTGGCAAGGACCCGGCAACCTGAAGAACTTCCTGTCCAACAAAGACGTCCAGGTCGTGGCCCTGTGCGATGTTGACCAGAACCATCTCATGCAGACAAAGAAAATGGTCGACGATGCGTACGGCAACAAAGACTGCGCGACGTACACGCGGTTTGAGGACCTCTATGCTCGCGGCGACCTTGATGCGGTCAGCATCGCCCTCCCTGACCACTGGCATGCGATACCTGCCATTGCCGCGGCCGAGGCCGGACTCGATATTTATGGCGAGAAGCCGCTCGCCCATACCTTTGGTGAAGGCCGGGCCATTTGCGATGCGGTCAGACACAACAAACGCATCTGGCAAACCGGAAGCTGGCAGCGCAGCGTCGAGAATTTCCACCGCGCCGCCGAATTGGTCCGCAACGGCCGCATCGGCAAGGTGAAATACATCGAAGTGGGTCTTGGCCAGGGCCACACCGACTATGCGGAGACCGCCGGCCAGACCGCGTTCGCCCCGCCGCCTCCCGAACTGGACTACGACCGCTGGCTGGGACCCGCGCCCGATGCGCCATACTGCCCCGCCCGGGTGCACAAAAATTGGCGCTGGATCATGGCGTACGGCGGCGGCACCGTTATGGACTGGGTGGGCCACCACCTCGACATCGCCCACTGGGCCATGGGGCTGGACAATTCCGGTCCCGAAACCGTCGAAGGAACCGGGGTCATCCCGGGTCAAGGCCTCTGGGATTCCCCCACGGATTACGATTGCACCTGCACCTATGCAGACGGGTTAGTCATCAAGATCAACAGCGCCTATCCCATGGGCACCAAATGGGTCGGCGAACACGGCTGGCTCTTCGTAACGCGCGGCAGGACCGAGGCAGAACCGCAAAACGTGCTCAACGAAGTCATCGGCGAGAACGAAATCCGCCTCTATCACAGCCGCGACCACTGCGGCAACTTCATCGAATGCGTCAGGAGCCGGAAAGAGACCATCACGCCCTGCGAAGTGGCGCACCGTTCCGCGACCGTCGGCCATCTCTGCGACATCGCGATCTATACCGGACGCAAGATCCGGTGGAATCCCAAAACAGAAGAGATCATTCACGACCCCGGCGCATCCGAGATGCTCTCGCCGCAGTACCGCGCACCCTGGAAACTGAAAGCCTGA